One Clostridia bacterium DNA window includes the following coding sequences:
- a CDS encoding D-alanine--D-alanine ligase family protein, whose translation MKKNLLIIFGGKSCEHDISIITAHQAMDFADENKYNVYPIYIDINGLFLYGPKLKSFEFCKDIDYHQLETIYFKPSDKNVYYKKNKVLCKADAALLCVHGLNCEDGTLQGMLEMSGIPYTSSGVLGSSLGMDKIAMKMFFKGLGLKILPYVWTYKEEYYSIFGNKAFWDKINEIGYPLIVKPSNLGSSIGITRASDEESLKSAMDIAFKFDNRVVVEQALTDFIEVNCSVLGSSLEQKASVCERPLSWQAFLSFEDKYLTKGAKMGGMDNLKRKLPADIPEEQSQNIQRQSLEVFRALNCKGVVRIDYIIDKTDQTIYINEINTIPGSLSYYLWDYSGIDFFDLIDRLVEHALYEADQKRYLKYAYVSNVLHGAGGTKV comes from the coding sequence TCTATTAATTATTTTTGGCGGAAAATCTTGCGAGCACGATATATCCATTATTACAGCGCATCAGGCGATGGATTTTGCCGATGAAAACAAATACAATGTTTATCCCATTTACATAGACATCAACGGCTTGTTTTTGTACGGTCCGAAACTAAAAAGCTTTGAGTTCTGCAAGGATATAGACTATCATCAGCTTGAAACAATTTATTTCAAGCCTTCAGACAAAAATGTGTATTACAAAAAGAACAAGGTCTTATGCAAAGCAGATGCTGCCTTGTTGTGTGTGCATGGGTTAAATTGCGAGGACGGTACGTTGCAAGGCATGCTAGAAATGTCTGGTATTCCTTATACATCTTCGGGAGTTTTGGGCAGTTCTTTAGGAATGGACAAAATAGCAATGAAGATGTTTTTCAAAGGCTTGGGACTTAAAATCTTGCCTTATGTATGGACATACAAAGAAGAGTATTACAGTATTTTTGGGAACAAAGCTTTTTGGGATAAAATAAACGAAATAGGGTATCCTCTTATTGTCAAGCCTTCTAATCTAGGGAGCAGTATAGGAATAACGCGCGCTAGCGATGAAGAAAGCCTAAAGTCGGCTATGGATATTGCGTTCAAGTTTGACAACAGAGTGGTGGTAGAACAGGCATTAACTGATTTTATTGAGGTTAACTGTTCGGTTTTGGGTAGCAGCCTAGAACAAAAAGCTTCGGTGTGCGAACGACCGTTGAGCTGGCAGGCTTTTTTGAGCTTTGAAGACAAATATCTTACAAAAGGCGCAAAAATGGGCGGCATGGATAACCTAAAAAGAAAGCTGCCGGCAGATATACCGGAAGAGCAATCCCAAAATATTCAGCGACAGTCTTTGGAAGTTTTTAGGGCGTTAAACTGCAAGGGCGTAGTCAGAATTGACTATATTATTGACAAAACAGATCAAACTATATATATAAACGAGATCAATACAATACCTGGTTCGCTTAGTTATTATTTGTGGGATTATAGCGGAATAGACTTTTTTGATCTTATAGACAGATTGGTAGAACATGCGCTTTATGAAGCAGATCAAAAACGCTATCTAAAATATGCGTATGTATCCAATGTATTACATGGTGCGGGTGGTACAAAGGTCTAG